The Brassica oleracea var. oleracea cultivar TO1000 chromosome C6, BOL, whole genome shotgun sequence genomic interval AAGGTGGGAGACCTATAGCTACATCTTCTAAGTTCGTTAATAACTTGACGGAGCTGACTATGAGTCCGAGACGCATAAACTATGGTAGGAAAAGCTCCTCCTTGCCCGTTGTTCCGATGATCCTTGCCCAGGCTCTTCTTTCTCCAGGCTAAGGTGGCACACAGAAGACAAAGAGTTTTCCCAGTTCCAGTTGGACTCTCCAGAAGCGCGTTACATTTCTGCAGCAGCGAAATAAAACAATCACAAGGCGAGAATAGATAAATCAAACAAAAGTGCGATTCAAAGGAGAGGGGCAACTCAAGTACGTTTTGGAGAGACTCGATAACTTTGTCCATGTAAATGATCTGACAAGGGTAGGTCTCGAATGGAAACTCGACATTGATGCCTCTTATGCTGTAGACTGCCATCTTTCTTTCTTTCGAAAATCTCCTGAAATGGAGAAGACGCTGCTGCTCTTTTCTGATTTTCCCGCCGTTTAGGGCTTCCGGATTGACCCACCCACCCTTTCAACCTCACCGTAATAGCCTATTCTTAACCCATTAATTTGCTTTTAAGGCCCATTAACCTAACTTCTCTTTTCTTGAGTGTTTTTTTTTTAATCGCTCAACTCTGGTGTTGTGTATTAAGCCTATAGTTAATAACTTTACAAATGCAGTGATGAACTCAGCTCAGCTTTGGTTCCGAATCCTCCCTCCTCCCTCCCACCACCAAGTCTATTTTATTTTGTTAACTATCATGACAACTAAGTTCAGAGCTACGTTCTTTCCCCTAGCTGATTTTGAGCAAAACTGAAGATACTAGAGGAGCCAGCCAATTAGAGTGTCAAAACTATGAAAAATAGACTAGGAAACTCGCCAAAGTCTTTCCAGTATGTATCATCACTGTGTAAGCCTGCTTTGCCGAGTTCAAGATCTGATGCTTAAACGTTTGTATTTGGATCAGTATAACTTTTTTCATTCTTTCTCCGATCCAGACTCTTCAGAGCTCGACTCTTTCTTCTTAACTGTCCCATTCGCCTTCTTCTTCTCATCCTCATCTTCATCTTCGCTATACTCACTCGCATAATCATTGTATTCCTCCTCTTCAGTCTCGTCTTCCTCCTCCATACCTTCTTCTGCAATCGCACCCTCCTCTGAAACCATTCCCCGTGTCCCAGCCCGAGTTCTTTTCAGGACCTTGACTTTCAGCGATGTCTTCTCGTCACACCCTATCCATGAGTCGCACATGCAGAAGCAAGTCAAGTTGCACGTACCCTCTGCGGGTGCTTGGAGTTTACCCATTACCAGTCTTGACCCACCTTTAACCTTCTCAACCGCTTCTCTCACCGCATCGTTTGTTTCCTTAAAACCTGCTCCTGAACCTTCCATTGTCTCGCTGATGGTTTTCGATGCAGCCGTTATGGCTCCACCTTCGTCCATGAGAGAACCACACGTTGTTCGACACTGCATCCGCAAGCAGAATCCAATAGTTTTCCTCCTTGTAGAAGGGGAAGTAGGGTGCGTGAGGAAGAGCGCCTATGAGCCCATTGGGTCGTTGAAGAGTAACAATGTCACCCTCTTGGATACCCTCTTCGCCTTCTGTTTCACATGTTATGTCTATTGTCAGAGACGGCATCATCTCTAGTACCTTCTCAATGTCCTCAACAGCAGTTGCCGACAAACCCGCTACCTGGGTGAGCAGTTCAGAACGGTCTTCCAAGCTCATTTCTTGAAGCTCTTGGAATGATTTGACCTTCTGAAAATAAGAGAAACGATGGCATGCTTAACAAGATGAAAAAACACAGTGAACGATCAAACTCAAAACGGTCGCGCTAGTGTTTCACATTTAAGTAAAGCGACACTACTATTGACTAGACAAATTTTATAGTATTTAATATACCTTCCGCGCTATCTTTTTAACGACAGCATCACTGAAATGAGCGAGCTGCAAGAAAGGTGAAATTCCTTCTGACTCCAGAAGACTTCCTTGCACTAAGGGGAACAGCCTGCAATTCTGAAATTTTAGTTATTTTCCCTCAACAACAACAACTCTAATAAGCCATTGAGATAGCTCAACTACTCCGACTGCAGGTCTCAGCCATCCATGCCCTTGGGCAGTTCGTGGTAGAACCGCCATCTGCAGGAAACAATATTATAATGGAGTGGTTAAGTATAATACTATCTTAACAATGTAATAAAAAAATCATATCAATATCTACAAGAGGAAGATAATCCAATAAACGATTGAATGAGCTATGCTCCCAGAAGGGCATCGCTTAACATAGATATTCGCTTGGCTGAAGGAAAAATGATCTCTTCTCAAACAAGGGATATGAATTTCAGGTCATTGACTTATCAGACAATTAACTATTTAAATAGAGTATGGACCTTTAGTAACTCTTCGAGGAGGCGAGGTGCAAGCTCTAGAACACGTCTGAAATCACCCTGCAGGGCTGGAGACAAGGCTGCTGATTCACGAGTCAACTGGGCCTGTATCAACAGCTCCGTCTGTACACAAAAATGAAAAGTGAGTATTTCAGTTAAATCAATATTTAGGGTTACAGTTGCTTAATACTATAAGAGATCAATCACCTTCACTATGGCAGGATGCTGCTTCCAAAACTTAGCTTGCTCTTGCTTCACGTTCTTGGGGTCCAAACTTAGCTCACACCTGACAGATATAAAGAGCTTCTGCAGAGGTTCATCATCTGTTCTGCGAACTGGGATCTCCATGTACTCAGCTGCCTTGGTAAAAACGTCCATAACTTTGCTGAACAATGAAGATTTTCGAACATTTTATACAAAATACGGAAACACATTCGAAAGTATATGTGTATGAGTCAAATACCTTGGGGCCAACGAAGGTTTCGTAAGATAATAATATGCGGAAAGAGTTTGATGCATGACATAGTTCCCGGTATACTTGGATGACCTCGAGAGATATATAACAGTAATCACAAGGGGCAAGAGGATACAAACACCGACTATCCAGAGCAATAATATGCCACCGGATGCTCCATCTATGTCAAGGAGAAATTGAGGAAGAGCAATGCCCATTTGAAAGCCCTATATAACATTACAATACTTTAGTTTCAATAGGCTTGACCCAGTCGCAGGAAAGTGCAGATGGACCATACTTTTCAAAGTTTTCACGGGATACTGGGTCAGTCAAAGCCTGGTATGCTTTAGAAATGGACTCCACAAAAATATTTGTTGGCCTCTGCGGAGTTCAAAACACACGCACACAAAAGAAAACTGTGAGGTGCAGCCGTAATAATTAAAAAAAAGGGAGGAAGTATCAACTAGAAGAGAAGAAAGCATTTGGACCTTGATCTGGATTTTTATCAGGATGGTATTGGATGGACAGCCTTCTATAAGCTTTCTTTATATCGGAATCTGAAACTCCAGGTTCCAATCCAAGTATACTGAATGGGTCAAAAACTTGAGTCTGTTACAAAATAAGAAGGTAGATAAAAAAGAGTGTTACAAAATTCTTATGATCATCCAATGCAAGTTCCCTTACCAACTTGTACATCCTTTAATTTATGTTTATATTTTACTCTTCCCCTAGTTGCAGGTTTTGGAAGATGAAGAAGTTGTACTTCCCGTCTCAAAAGAACAAGCGGAGGAAACTACTAAGATGGACGGACACTGACAAAGCATATGGTGAGGCAGCTGACGTCAGAGAATCCCACTTAAGGTGGTGCCTACAATTCTCTCTATTTAGTTCTTCCTTTCGATGATGACGATTTCTAGCAAGTACTGTATCTTTTGAATGTTCCTAGTATAGTGGTTTTTCTGTTTTGTTTTTCTTCCTTATACATTATAGATGTTAACTAAATGTAATGCCATTTTGCTACCTCTTTCTGAACTGTTGTTGTTACAAGCAAATGAAATGATGGATCCTTCCTTCATTAGAGTGTTAACGTACATATCTGATCTCCCAAAGCTCGACATCTTCTCCTCTCTCGTAGCCCTTGGTGTACTGAGGGATTTGTTTGAGGTCAATGCGCTTGCCCACAAAACTACTCTTCTTGTCAGAATGGTCGCCTGTTCCATACCCACTTAATTGAACCATCTCTAAACTTCATTAACATTCATTCTAAGAAGCATACAGGTAGGCAGCATATCTTACAAAGGGCGTCTTCTTTGATATATCTTCTGAAGCATGCGTAGCCATTGGCAACAACGTTGAGATCGTCTAGGCTGAAGTTGTATCTTTTCTCCAAACCCAGATATAGTACCTGCCAATTAACATTTATATATGTAAATGTGGTTGGTTGCTTTTAAAAGTATCCAATTAGTTATATAGTTACCTTGTCACAACCCAAGGACATGACTCTCTTTAACATGCTGAACAAGGCGATGGTTAGATCATCGCTGTAGATCACATCTGCTGCAAAAATGAAGCTAGCACTTTTGACTTGTTCAAAGTCCTGCAAGCTCCAACAAAACCTGAACGAACACAGGCGCAGCTTATGGATCACAAGTATATTAACATAAAAAAAATATGAAGAAAAGAGGAGAAGAATATGATTCATTACGGTTTTGGATCAGCATGGGTAACTTCAACAGGCCATTCGCTCATCCAGTTGAGGTCACGAACATTTACAATAGCTTGAGGGTGAAAGAGGGAAGAATTCAATTCCATGTTCCGAAGACAGTTGCCAAGAATTTGGTCTCCGTGGTCTATGGTACAAGAGAAGGTGGGTGAGATATAGGACAGGTATAGTTAGAGAGGAAGGATGTGAAGAAGGTGCACCAGTAAGGAAAACAGCCTTGGCCACCCGTGCAAGCAATATACCGAGCAGCCCTGGAAAATGATAAGAAGATGCATTTGGGTGTAAATAATATAGAGTGTGGAAAAAGGTAAAAGTAGAGAAAACCTGTTCCAGCACCGAGTTCAAGGCACACAAGGCCATTGAGTAGAGACATGTTATGCAATACAAAATCTGATAAGACGAGTTCTGATTTCCAGACCTGAAGAGGGAGTGGTGGAAGCG includes:
- the LOC106299951 gene encoding dnaJ protein ERDJ2A-like; the encoded protein is MGIALPQFLLDIDGASGGILLLWIVGVCILLPLVITVIYLSRSSKYTGNYVMHQTLSAYYYLTKPSLAPSKVMDVFTKAAEYMEIPVRRTDDEPLQKLFISVRCELSLDPKNVKQEQAKFWKQHPAIVKTELLIQAQLTRESAALSPALQGDFRRVLELAPRLLEELLKMAVLPRTAQGHGWLRPAVGVAVPLSARKSSGVRRNFTFLAARSFQ
- the LOC106299949 gene encoding methyltransferase-like protein 22; this translates as MEDSEIDHVMSEIHLGCPPATIGPFLSHFTFSSYPLLDSSNDQSMTISVDKDGDLLLPRRRRRTSPTSHSHGSFTVTIQHSITSTLPDVGLQVWKSELVLSDFVLHNMSLLNGLVCLELGAGTGLLGILLARVAKAVFLTDHGDQILGNCLRNMELNSSLFHPQAIVNVRDLNWMSEWPVEVTHADPKPFCWSLQDFEQVKSASFIFAADVIYSDDLTIALFSMLKRVMSLGCDKVLYLGLEKRYNFSLDDLNVVANGYACFRRYIKEDALCDHSDKKSSFVGKRIDLKQIPQYTKGYERGEDVELWEIRYVR